AAAATAATAGCAAAATTAAATGATATGGGAATAATAACAAGACTTATACAAGATGGGGATGTTTTAGCAGCAATTGATGTTGTTAATGGTACAGCAGATTTTGTTTATGGTATTGGTGGAGCTCCAGAAGGTTCACTTATGGCTGCATTGTCAATTTCTTCTGGATGTAAAATGCAATGTAAGTTAATATCTTATAAGGAAGTTTGACCAAATGAATCTGAAACTGAAAGTAGAGTTTTAATTGAACAAGCTTGATTACAAAAACATAATTTAGATTTTTCAACAATTTTAAGTGATTTTGATCTAATTGCAGATAAAAGAGCATGTTTTTTTTGCAGCTGGTTTAACAGCTGGGGGAAGTTTGAAACCTATAGATTATAAAGGTGAAAAATTTTACGTTAATGCTTTTATGTCTTCTCATGGAATTACTAGAAATATTAAAACAGTTTATGACGTTAAAAAAGTTAATGATTTAAAACCAGGAATTAAGTATTTATTTGATAAATATAAAAGATAATTTAACTAATATTTTGTAATATAATATTGCTAGGTGATATTTGTGGAGTCATTAACAAAAATACTTTTAATTGCATTAATATTGGCTTTTTTGACTTTATTAACTATAAAAATTTTAAATACGTTATTTTGTTCTAAAGTAGAAATTAGAGAAATACAATCAGCAGATAGTAATATTTCATCTTCAAAAATTGAAGAAATAATTAAAAAATTTCAGCATTATTTAAAAATTGATGATTTAAAAGTTAATTATGCAGATACAGATACATATATTAGAATTACAGATATTTTAAGAAAAAGAAATAAAGAAATAAATATTCCAAAATGAATAATGCCAAGTGTTGGTTATGAATTAGATTATATTCTTGCAAATATTTGATATAGTGCAAAATTATATCAAAAAAATAAACAAGTTAAAAAGGCTCAATTATTTATAAAGTGACTACCATTAATTTTTAGTAATCTATTTTACTTAAATTTTTTAATATCAATCTTTTTATCTATATTGTATATATCTTTTTTTACTTCAACTTATCCTGGTGAATTTTTATTATTTTTATTTAGAATTCCAATATTTGAAGTATTTGGTTTAGTTTCTTTTTTAATTTTAATTACTATTATATTTTTCTTAAATAATATTAAAAGTCATTTAGAACTGAAATATGAAAGAGAAATTATTTCTTTTGTAAATAATGAATGTGCAGGATATAAATCAGATATTTCTGCTGCAAGAGTATACGCAACGGGTTTTGAAAAATTAATTTTTAAAATTTTTAGATGAAATAGCAAAACTTCTAATTTAAAATTTTTAGGACCTTTTACAATATTATAAAAAAAATGAGATTATATAAATCTCATTTTTTTTATCCTTTGCCAAGTCCTTTAATTTTTCATTCTTCCATTATTTCTTCTTTTCCACCAGGCTTTAAATATCTATCTTTGTAATGTTCAAATCTTTCTTTACATTCAACTAACTCATGCATTGCTTCATCAACATTACCTCAACCATTAATTTTTACTTCTTTTTTTTGTAATGCCTTATATTGTAAAAAGAAATTTTCTATCTCATCTTTCAAATGTTGTGGAACATCTTTTAGTGTTGTAAATTCTTTAAATCTTGGATCATCTGAAAAAACCCCAAATAGTTTTGTATCAATTTCTCCAGCATCAATCATTTTAATTGAACCAAGAATTCTAACATTAACAGCTACACCTGGTAAAGTAGGGTGAGTTGCTAAACTAATTACATCCAAAGGATCTCCATCTCAGTCTAGTGTTTCAGGTACAAAACCATATTCTCCTGGGTAAAAATTTGCACCATATAAAACTCTATCTAAACTAATTTGATTTGAATTAATATCGTACTCATATTTATTAGAGCTACCCTTTGGAATTTCAACGATCATTTTTATAATATTACTTTTCATTTTTAATTTCTCCTTTTACAAATTTATTTTATAGTAAAATTATTATTGTTAATAAAAAAATTTGGATTATTAGAAATTGGAGTGTAGAAATATGGAAAAATCTGATATTAAAAATGAAAAGCAACTTTTAAATTTAGATAATCAGGATAATTTTGATTTAGTTTTAATAAAACAAATAAAAATAAACAAATGAAAAAATTATTTTAAACTTACTTCTCACAGAATTGCGCTATTAGCTATTGTTTTAGCATTAAATATTTGTTTATCTTTTATAAGTGTATATTTATTTCAGGGTTTTGCTTTTTTAGGTTTTTTAAGATATGAAATTACATTTATAAGTTATTTAATTTGTTTAAAAGCAATTAATTTATTTTATAGTAGCTTAATTGTTATTATTGCTTCATGAATGAGGTTTATTGGAATTGACCCAATGGCAGAATGAGTTGGGGTATTAACAATGAATCTTTCAGACTTATTTGCAATTTGTATTTTTGCATTATTTTTTTATTTTTCAAATATTTTTTTTAAAAATAAAAATTATGAAGTTTTGAAAACCTTTATAATAGCTTTAATTGTTAGTATTTTAGTTTCCTTTTGAAACATAATTTTAAACTTTAGTTTTATTCTTTATCTTTATGATAAATTTTATGGTAATTCTAGCGGTGTTTTTTTAGAATTTAAAACTTGATGATATGCAGGAGTTTTATTTGGTTTTAATATTAGTAAATATATGTTTAACTTTATTATTTTTTTATCATTAATTAAACCTTTAAATAGAATAAAAAGTAACTCTAATTTATAAAAATTATAAATTTAATTTATAATTTTTATAAATTAGTTTATAATTATTTTATAAATAGGAGGTCAATATGTCTGATAACAAACATTCAGTTCCTGATCATTTAGATGAAAAGGAAAATAAAAAAGATCATTACCACAATGAACATCATTATGATAACAAAGGAAATCATGACGATATTATTGATGATGATTTTAATTTCAAATATTCAATTTATATCAATAAAAAAAATCTATTATATAGATTAGCAGCTGCTGGTGTATTTTTAGCACTTGCATCAATATGTACTTTTTTTGATTCCATGCTTGAAAGGATTTTTACTTTACCTCTTGATGGTGTAATTTTATCAGTTAGATATTTAGATATTTTTGTTATTACACTATCAATTGGGGTTTTAGGCCCAGTATTTTCAAGTTTAATTGCTTTTATTGTTCCATGAATTCATTTATTAATGGATGCAGAACATGGTCCATTACCATCATTAATTGATTCATTAGGTTATTTTGCAATAATATGAATTTTATGATTATTGTATTATGTTATATTTAAAAATTCATATATTCATAAAGATCCAAGTAAAAAAAAGGATTTAATTAAAAGATGAGTACCTATTGCAATTTTTATTCCAATAACTTTAATTCTATATGTTCCTTTAACAATTTTAATGATATATATTTCTAATCCTGATCATGAAGTTGAAGAAGTAAAAAATCAAATTTTAAAAATTGTTAATTATCATGAAACACATGAACATGGTCACTGAACGGATTTTAAAGAAAAATATGTAGTATATACTTTTATAGTTATAGGTTTTGAAACACTTAGATTTACAGTATGTTACTCATTATTCGCAGTTATTGAGCCACAAATGAAAAAATTAAATCATATTTATAAATAAAATTAAAAGATTTTATTTTTTTTCTTTAATTTTGATAAAATCATTAATGATAATATATAGATTAGTGAGGAAAAAAAATGGCAAACAAAAAACCAGTTTATATTTCAATGGATTTAGGAACAGCTTCAACTTTAGTTTATATTTCAGGACAAGGTATTGTTTATAACGAGCCTTCAATTGTTGCATATAAAGTAAAAGAAAATCGTATTATTGCGGTTGGTGAAGAAGCATATAAAATGATAGGTAAAGGTAACAAAACATTAAAAATTGTTAGACCAATGGTTGATGGTGTAATAACAGATATAAAAGCAACACAAGCACAATTAAAATATATTTTTGCAAGATTAAGATTAGAAAAAACTTTAAAGGGTTGTGTAATGTTATTGGCTTGTCCATCAGTAATTACAGAACTTGAAAAATCTGCTCTTAAAAAAATTGCAGAAAGTCTTGGAGCAACAAATGTATTTATTGAAGAAGAAGTAAAAATGGCTGCTCTTGGAGGAGGTGTTAATATTAATACACCATCTGGACAATTAATTGTTGATATGGGTGGAGGAACAACTGATGCAGCTGTTATTTCTTCAGGTGATATTGTTTTATCTAAGTCTATAAAAATTGCAGGAAATTACTTAAATGAAGAAATTTTAAAATTTACAAGAGCTCAATATGGATTAGAAATTGGAATTAAAACAGCTGAAACAATAAAAATTAAAGTTGGTTCATTGGCAAAATTCCCTGATGAAAAAACTATGAAAGTTTATGGACGTGATATTGTTTCGGGATTACCAAGAGAGATAGAAATAACTCCTCAGGAATTAAGAGAGGTCTTAAAAATTCCTTTATCAAGAATTATTGATTTAGTAGTTCAAGTTTTAGAAGAAACTCCCCCAGAATTGGCAGGAGATATTTTTAGAAATGGAATTACTTTATGTGGAGGTACAGCATTAATTAAAGGAATTGATAAGTATTTTGGTGATACTCTTCAATTACCAACAAAAGTTGGTGAACAACCTTTATTGGCTGTTATTAATGGAACTAAGAAATTTGAATCAGAAATCTTTGAACAATTGAGAAATAGACAAGAGTAATAGAAATTTAAAATATTTGTTTTATAAAACAAATATTTTTTTTATTTTAAAAATTAAAATAATTTACTGGTAAAAAAATTCTATTTGTTTTTATAAAAGACAATTTTTTTTATATAGAATGTTAGAATAATATTCGTTATAGGTCACCTATAATTTGAAATATAGGTTTTTATGAAAAAGGATGTTAAAAAGTTTGTATCCATAGATTTAGGTACTTCAAATACTTTGATTTATATAGAAAATCAAGGTATTGTTTACAATGAACCTTCAATTGTAGCTTATAAATTTAAAGAAAATCGTATTGTTGCAGTAGGTGAATCTGCATATAAAATGATAGAAAAGGGAATAAAACATTAAAAATTATTAGGCCAATGGTCGATGGAGTTATAACATATATAAAAAGTACTGAAGCACAATTAAAGTATATATTTTCAAAATTAAGAATAAATAAATTTTTAAAAGATTCAGTAATGTTGTTAGCTTGTCCATCAGCAATTACGGAATTGGAAAAATCTGCTCTTATAAAAATTGCACAAAATTTGGGAGCATCAAATGTATTTATTGAAGAAGAAGTAAAAATGGCCGCTCTTGGTGGTGGTGTTAATATTTTTACGCCTTCAGGAAAATTAATTGTTGATAGCGGAGGTGGAACAACTGATGTTGCAGTTCTTTCAGCAGGAGATATTGTTTTATCAAAATCAATTAAACAAGCAGGAAATAAATTTAACGATGAAATTCAGAAATTTATGAGGTCTCAATATGGTTTGGATATTGGGATTAAGTCAGCAGAAATAATAAAAGTAACTATTGGATCACTTGCAAAATATCCAGATGAAAAACGAATGAAAGTTTATGGACGTGATATTGTTTCGGAATTACCAAGAGAAATTGAAATTACTTCACAAGAAATTAGAGAAGTTTTAAAAGTTCCTGCTTCAAGAATTATTGATTTAATAGTTCAGGTATTAGAAGAAACTCCCCCAGAATTGGCAGGAAATATATTTAAAAATGGTTTAATTTTGTGTG
This genomic window from Spiroplasma taiwanense CT-1 contains:
- a CDS encoding inorganic diphosphatase is translated as MKSNIIKMIVEIPKGSSNKYEYDINSNQISLDRVLYGANFYPGEYGFVPETLDWDGDPLDVISLATHPTLPGVAVNVRILGSIKMIDAGEIDTKLFGVFSDDPRFKEFTTLKDVPQHLKDEIENFFLQYKALQKKEVKINGWGNVDEAMHELVECKERFEHYKDRYLKPGGKEEIMEEWKIKGLGKG
- a CDS encoding ECF transporter S component encodes the protein MSDNKHSVPDHLDEKENKKDHYHNEHHYDNKGNHDDIIDDDFNFKYSIYINKKNLLYRLAAAGVFLALASICTFFDSMLERIFTLPLDGVILSVRYLDIFVITLSIGVLGPVFSSLIAFIVPWIHLLMDAEHGPLPSLIDSLGYFAIIWILWLLYYVIFKNSYIHKDPSKKKDLIKRWVPIAIFIPITLILYVPLTILMIYISNPDHEVEEVKNQILKIVNYHETHEHGHWTDFKEKYVVYTFIVIGFETLRFTVCYSLFAVIEPQMKKLNHIYK
- the mreB gene encoding rod shape-determining protein, whose amino-acid sequence is MANKKPVYISMDLGTASTLVYISGQGIVYNEPSIVAYKVKENRIIAVGEEAYKMIGKGNKTLKIVRPMVDGVITDIKATQAQLKYIFARLRLEKTLKGCVMLLACPSVITELEKSALKKIAESLGATNVFIEEEVKMAALGGGVNINTPSGQLIVDMGGGTTDAAVISSGDIVLSKSIKIAGNYLNEEILKFTRAQYGLEIGIKTAETIKIKVGSLAKFPDEKTMKVYGRDIVSGLPREIEITPQELREVLKIPLSRIIDLVVQVLEETPPELAGDIFRNGITLCGGTALIKGIDKYFGDTLQLPTKVGEQPLLAVINGTKKFESEIFEQLRNRQE